One region of Cottoperca gobio chromosome 19, fCotGob3.1, whole genome shotgun sequence genomic DNA includes:
- the cdk5r1b gene encoding cyclin-dependent kinase 5 activator 1b isoform X2, whose translation MGTVLSLSPSYRKAALFDDGPATVGHYTAVQNSKNAKDKNLKRHSLINVLPWKRIVAVSAKKKGSKKVQPNGNYQNNVTQLNNENLKKSQSCANLSTFAQDQSTPALTKTSNNTVSSVKKAPLTNSNVAPGTPKRVIVQASTSELLRCLGEFLCRRCYRLKHLSPTDPVLWLRSVDRSLLLQGWQDQGFITPANVVFVYMLCRDVVSSEVATEHELQAVLLTCLYLSYSYMGNEISYPLKPFLVESSKETFWDRCLSIINLMSAKMLQINSDPHYFTQVFADLKNESQKEEERSRLLIGLDR comes from the coding sequence ATGGGAACCGTGCTGTCTTTGTCCCCTAGCTACCGAAAGGCGGCCCTCTTTGACGATGGACCGGCCACTGTGGGCCACTACACAGCTGTTCAGAACAGCAAGAACGCCAAAGACAAGAACCTGAAACGCCACTCGCTCATCAACGTGCTCCCATGGAAGCGGATTGTAGCGGTGTCAGCCAAGAAGAAAGGCTCCAAGAAGGTGCAGCCCAACGGCAACTACCAGAACAATGTCACCCAGCTGAACAACGAAAACCTGAAGAAGTCACAGTCATGCGCTAACCTGTCCACCTTTGCCCAGGACCAGAGCACTCCAGCGCTCACCAAGACCTCCAACAACACAGTATCGTCTGTCAAGAAGGCCCCTCTGACCAACTCCAATGTGGCCCCCGGGACCCCCAAGAGAGTCATTGTTCAGGCCTCCACCAGTGAGCTGCTGCGCTGCCTCGGGGAGTTTCTGTGCCGGCGTTGTTACCGGCTGAAACACTTGTCCCCCACTgacccggtgctgtggctgcgCAGCGTGGACCGCTCCCTGCTGCTCCAGGGCTGGCAGGACCAGGGCTTCATCACCCCTGCTAACGTGGTCTTCGTCTACATGCTGTGCCGTGATGTGGTCTCCTCCGAGGTGGCCACGGAGCACGAGCTGCAGGCCGTGCTGCTCACCTGCCTCTACCTGTCTTACTCCTACATGGGCAACGAGATCTCCTACCCTCTCAAGCCCTTCCTGGTGGAGAGCTCCAAGGAGACCTTCTGGGACCGCTGCCTGTCCATCATCAACCTGATGAGCGCAAAGATGCTGCAGATCAACTCTGACCCGCACTACTTCACTCAGGTGTTCGCAGACCTGAAGAACGAAAgccagaaggaggaggagaggagccgCCTGCTCATCGGCCTGGACCGGTGA
- the psmd11b gene encoding LOW QUALITY PROTEIN: 26S proteasome non-ATPase regulatory subunit 11B (The sequence of the model RefSeq protein was modified relative to this genomic sequence to represent the inferred CDS: deleted 1 base in 1 codon): MAAAAVVEFQRAQSLISTDRNASIDILHSIVRRDVQENDEEAVRVKEQSILELGTLLAKTGQAAELGGLLKFVRPFLISISKAKAARLVRSLLDLFLDMEAATGQEVELCLECIEWAKTEKRTFLRQALEARLISLYFDTKRYPEALALGTQLLLELKKMDDKALLVEVQLLESKTYHALSNLPKARAALTSARTTANGIYCPPKLQAALDMQSGIIHAAEEKDWKTAYSYYFEAFEGYDSIDSPRAVTALKYMLLCKIVLKVPEEVQTLSSGKLGLRYAGRETDALKCVAQACKNRSLADFEKALTEYRAELRDDPIITTHMAMLYDNLLEQNLIRVIEPFSRVQIEHISGLIKLSKGDVERKLSQMILDTKFHGILDQGEGVLIIFDEPPVDKTYEAALETIQNMSKVVDSLYNKAKKLT; this comes from the exons ATGGCGGCTGCAGCAGTGGTTGAATTTCAGAGAGCCCAGTCTCTCATTAGCACGGACCGCAACGCCTCTATCGACATTCTCCATTCAATAG TGAGGAGAGATGTCCAAGAGAACGATGAAGAAGCTGTCAGGGTTAAAGAACAGAGCATTCTGGAGCTGGGGACACTTCTGGCCAAGACAGGACAGGCTGCAG AGCTAGGGGGTCTGCTGAAATTTGTGAGGCCTTTTCTGATTTCCATCAGCAAGGCGAAGGCGGCCCGGCTGGTCCGCTCTCTGTTGGATCTCTTTCTTGACATGGAGGCAGCAACAGGACAGGAGGTTGAGCTGTGCCTTGAATGCATTGAATGGGccaagacagagaagagaacctTCCTACGACAGGCTCTGGAG GCACGACTGATCTCACTCTATTTTGACACCAAAAGATACCCGGAGGCCTTGGCGCTTG GCACCCAGTTGCTCCTGGAGCTTAAAAAGATGGATGACAAAGCTCTTCTGGTCGAGGTGCAGCTGCTTGAAAGTAAGACGTACCACGCTCTCAGTAATCTTCCCAAGGCCCGC GCAGCCCTCACCTCAGCCAGGACCACCGCCAACGGCATCTACTGTCCTCCAAAGCTCCAGGCAGCTCTGGACATGCAGTCAG GGATCATCCACGCAGCAGAGGAGAAGGACTGGAAGACGGCCTACTCCTACTATTTTGAGGCCTTCGAGGGCTACGACTCCATTGACAGCCCCAGAGCCGTCACGGCACTCAAATACATGCTTCTGTGCAAAATTGTCCTCAAAGT ACCAGAGGAGGTTCAAACCCTGAGCAGTGGTAAACTGGGCTTGCGATATGCCGGCCGAGAG ACAGATGCACTGAAATGTGTCGCCCAGGCCTGCAAGAACAGATCATTAGCAGACTTTGAAAAG GCCCTAACGGAGTACAGAGCAGAACTGAGGGACGATCCCATCATCACCACTCACATGGCCATGCTGTATGAcaacctgctggaacaaaacctCATCCGAGTCATTGAACCCTTTTCCAGAGTGCAG ATAGAACACATATCAGGTCTTATCAAACTGTCTAAG GGGGATGTTGAGAGGAAATTATCGCAGATGATTCTGGACACAAAGTTTCATG GAATCCTTGACCAAGGCGAAGGTGTCTTGATCATATTCGATGAGCCCCCAGTGGACAAAACATACGAAGCAGCCTTGGAAACAATTCAGAACATGAGCAAAGTTGTGGATT
- the cdk5r1b gene encoding cyclin-dependent kinase 5 activator 1b isoform X1 produces MGTVLSLSPSYRKAALFDDGPATVGHYTAVQNSKNAKDKNLKRHSLINVLPWKRIVAVSAKKKGSKKVQPNGNYQNNVTQLNNENLKKSQSCANLSTFAQDQSTPALTKTSNNTVSSVKKAPLTNSNVAPGTPKRVIVQASTSELLRCLGEFLCRRCYRLKHLSPTDPVLWLRSVDRSLLLQGWQDQGFITPANVVFVYMLCRDVVSSEVATEHELQAVLLTCLYLSYSYMGNEISYPLKPFLVESSKETFWDRCLSIINLMSAKMLQINSDPHYFTQVFADLKNESQKEEERSRLLIGLDRRARAIA; encoded by the exons ATGGGAACCGTGCTGTCTTTGTCCCCTAGCTACCGAAAGGCGGCCCTCTTTGACGATGGACCGGCCACTGTGGGCCACTACACAGCTGTTCAGAACAGCAAGAACGCCAAAGACAAGAACCTGAAACGCCACTCGCTCATCAACGTGCTCCCATGGAAGCGGATTGTAGCGGTGTCAGCCAAGAAGAAAGGCTCCAAGAAGGTGCAGCCCAACGGCAACTACCAGAACAATGTCACCCAGCTGAACAACGAAAACCTGAAGAAGTCACAGTCATGCGCTAACCTGTCCACCTTTGCCCAGGACCAGAGCACTCCAGCGCTCACCAAGACCTCCAACAACACAGTATCGTCTGTCAAGAAGGCCCCTCTGACCAACTCCAATGTGGCCCCCGGGACCCCCAAGAGAGTCATTGTTCAGGCCTCCACCAGTGAGCTGCTGCGCTGCCTCGGGGAGTTTCTGTGCCGGCGTTGTTACCGGCTGAAACACTTGTCCCCCACTgacccggtgctgtggctgcgCAGCGTGGACCGCTCCCTGCTGCTCCAGGGCTGGCAGGACCAGGGCTTCATCACCCCTGCTAACGTGGTCTTCGTCTACATGCTGTGCCGTGATGTGGTCTCCTCCGAGGTGGCCACGGAGCACGAGCTGCAGGCCGTGCTGCTCACCTGCCTCTACCTGTCTTACTCCTACATGGGCAACGAGATCTCCTACCCTCTCAAGCCCTTCCTGGTGGAGAGCTCCAAGGAGACCTTCTGGGACCGCTGCCTGTCCATCATCAACCTGATGAGCGCAAAGATGCTGCAGATCAACTCTGACCCGCACTACTTCACTCAGGTGTTCGCAGACCTGAAGAACGAAAgccagaaggaggaggagaggagccgCCTGCTCATCGGCCTGGACCG GAGGGCGAGGGCCATCGCCTGA